In the Oryzias latipes chromosome 23, ASM223467v1 genome, one interval contains:
- the LOC101166676 gene encoding adipocyte plasma membrane-associated protein-like yields the protein MTPPLKKHQKTSGFRGAFMASFARRSLLAALLAVAVGVYLLPSPIDPKPHSLKGPPPTLEGPLATNTLLQKGRRLFTGKLHGPESFTADEDGNVYTGTVDGKLWRISPDDNLTFITQMGQNLPECGSSTDYEPVCGRPHGLRMDRHNRLIVADSYLGLFAVDPQTGEKTLLRPNAEGADGVPFAFLNGLEISAQTGTIYFTDSSSRWGRRHVKLEVIELNSLGRLLSYDPRSGAVSVLLDSLYMPNGIALSPDEDFLLLAETSIGRIHRFWLKGQKAGTGEVVLDNMIGYPDNIRLSDHGTFLVGITTPRFRRLTPPFLDAIAPYPAVKRFLAKVVPLSWYNILLPRYALVLELGLDGRIVGSLHDPEGRLTWAISDVFQHRGRTYLGSTDLPFLAVLESWESDP from the exons ATGACTCCGCCGT TAAAAAAGCATCAGAAGACGTCAGGTTTTCGTGGTGCCTTCATGGCCAGCTTTGCGAGGAGATCGCTGCTGGCGGCTCTGCTGGCTGTGGCTGTTGGGGTTTACCTCCTGCCGTCTCCCATAGATCCCAAACCCCACAG CCTGAAGGGGCCCCCGCCCACTCTGGAGGGGCCACTGGCCACGAACACCCTTCTCCAGAAGGGGCGCCGGCTGTTCACCGGGAAACTACACGGACCAGAATCCTTTACTGCTGATGAGGACG GCAACGTTTACACGGGAACTGTGGACGGGAAGCTGTGGAGGATCAGCCCCGATGACAACCTCACCTTCATCACGCAGATGGGACAGAACCTGCCTGAATGTG GGAGCAGCACGGATTACGAGCCCGTGTGCGGTCGCCCCCACGGCCTCCGCATGGACCGCCACAATCGGCTGATTGTCGCGGACTCGTACTTAGGGCTCTTTGCCGTCGATCCCCAAACCGGAGAGAAGACGCTGCTGCGGCCAAACGCTGAGG GTGCTGATGGAGTTCCTTTTGCTTTTCTCAATGGCCTTGAAATCTCCGCCCAAACTGGGACCATCTATTTCACCGACTCATCGAGTCGCTGGGGGCGCAGACACGTCAAACTGGAG GTGATCGAGCTGAACAGTCTGGGTCGGCTCCTCTCCTACGATCCTCGGTCTGGAGCCGTTTCGGTGCTGCTGGACTCGCTCTACATGCCCAACGGCATCGCCCTGTCGCCCGACGAGGACTTCCTGCTGCTGGCCGAGACCAGCATCGGACGCATTCACAG GTTTTGGCTGAAGGGTCAAAAGGCCGGCACCGGGGAAGTCGTCCTGGACAACATGATCGGTTACCCTGACAACATCCGCCTCAGCGACCACGGGACCTTCCTGGTCGGCATAACGACGCCTCGCTTCCGCAGGCTCACGCCGCCCTTCCTGGACGCCATCGCTCCGTATCCTgctgtcaaacgttttctggCCAAG GTGGTTCCTCTCAGCTGGTACAACATCCTGCTGCCGCGCTACGCCCTGGTTCTGGAGCTGGGCCTGGACGGCCGCATCGTGGGCTCCCTTCACGACCCGGAGGGCCGGCTCACCTGGGCCATCAGCGACGTCTTCCAGCACCGAGGCAGAACCTACCTGGGCAGCACCGACCTGCCTTTCCTGGCCGTCCTGGAGAGCTGGGAGAGCGATCCCTGA